In Candidatus Zixiibacteriota bacterium, the following proteins share a genomic window:
- a CDS encoding phosphate-starvation-inducible PsiE family protein, producing the protein MPVRTFWKRFEAVRFFSEAVDLLFKALILFVLAVLATGLVRLLWESWTVMLENDLKAAFGLTVTNLLSFFIILELFKSLVEYFREHRLKLTFIVDATLVFLLREIMVGLYQHQSSPWQLIALAALALVLGLLRTLAIVYSPMERRLVEQLREPRDGRTRSPEDDSETKIPEHALSVQ; encoded by the coding sequence GTGCCGGTGAGAACCTTCTGGAAGAGATTCGAGGCGGTCCGCTTCTTCAGCGAAGCGGTGGATCTCCTGTTCAAGGCCTTGATCCTGTTCGTTCTGGCGGTCCTAGCCACCGGACTCGTCCGGCTGCTCTGGGAGTCCTGGACCGTCATGCTCGAAAACGACCTCAAGGCGGCTTTCGGTTTGACGGTCACGAACCTGCTGAGTTTTTTCATCATCCTCGAGCTTTTCAAGAGCCTGGTAGAATATTTCCGCGAGCATCGTCTCAAGCTCACATTCATCGTCGACGCGACGCTCGTCTTCCTGCTGCGGGAGATCATGGTCGGCCTTTACCAGCACCAGAGTTCGCCGTGGCAACTCATCGCCCTGGCCGCCCTTGCCCTGGTTCTAGGCTTGCTGCGTACCCTCGCCATCGTTTATTCGCCGATGGAACGGCGGCTGGTGGAGCAGTTGAGAGAGCCCCGCGACGGTCGAACGCGCTCGCCGGAAGACGATTCCGAAACCAAGATCCCCGAGCACGCGCTTTCCGTCCAGTGA
- a CDS encoding universal stress protein: MKRKILCPTDFSAHSRAGIACAALLAATTGAELLLFHVTRFPFHELLVPCDAGTAVIEQRLRALAVCRLLREAEAGIRRFVELHFARQFGDLSWRAVAGLGKVPAEILATACREEADLIVMGRRDRPPLQRLFSRSVSEAVSRAAPCPVLTVRPAQVIEPGAGSPTPALAAVLQGSRA; the protein is encoded by the coding sequence ATGAAGCGTAAAATTCTCTGCCCGACCGATTTTTCCGCACATTCTCGAGCGGGCATCGCCTGCGCCGCCTTACTGGCGGCGACGACCGGCGCCGAACTGCTGCTCTTTCACGTGACCCGCTTTCCCTTCCACGAGCTGCTGGTTCCCTGCGACGCCGGAACCGCCGTCATCGAACAACGCCTCCGCGCCCTCGCGGTCTGTCGCCTGCTTCGGGAGGCCGAGGCGGGAATCCGCCGGTTCGTGGAACTCCACTTCGCCCGGCAGTTCGGCGATCTCTCCTGGAGGGCCGTGGCGGGGTTGGGAAAAGTGCCGGCAGAGATCCTCGCGACAGCCTGCCGCGAGGAGGCGGATCTGATCGTCATGGGAAGGCGCGACCGCCCCCCGCTGCAGCGTCTTTTTTCCCGGAGCGTCTCCGAGGCGGTGAGCCGCGCCGCCCCCTGCCCGGTCCTCACGGTCCGGCCGGCGCAGGTCATCGAGCCCGGAGCGGGCTCTCCCACGCCTGCGCTCGCCGCAGTCTTGCAGGGTTCCCGAGCGTGA
- a CDS encoding universal stress protein: MQTKRILAPTDLTERSREGLTYALSLAAETGSALLILYVADELRSWEMMDDELLPSCRPAWTADRVAAEAALDLNRFLEKHRDEMGRVAAVATRVVLGKAPEKIVETARREAVDLIVMAPRPHGAFTRFLLRSVTDRVAREAPCPVLAVSPKIGPHPRGRAIPTTLPAFAFERTGA; this comes from the coding sequence ATGCAAACGAAAAGGATACTGGCTCCGACCGATCTCACGGAAAGATCACGCGAAGGACTCACCTACGCTCTATCGCTCGCGGCGGAAACGGGTTCCGCGCTGCTGATCCTTTATGTCGCCGACGAGCTTCGAAGCTGGGAGATGATGGACGATGAGCTTTTGCCATCTTGCCGACCGGCGTGGACCGCCGACAGGGTCGCCGCTGAAGCCGCTCTCGACCTCAACCGCTTCCTCGAGAAGCACCGGGACGAAATGGGCCGCGTGGCCGCCGTCGCGACGCGCGTGGTTCTCGGGAAGGCCCCCGAGAAGATCGTGGAGACAGCCCGCAGGGAAGCGGTCGACCTGATCGTGATGGCACCGCGACCCCACGGGGCATTCACTCGTTTTCTGCTGAGAAGCGTCACGGATCGGGTCGCGCGGGAGGCGCCCTGCCCGGTTCTGGCGGTATCGCCCAAAATCGGGCCGCATCCTCGTGGGAGGGCCATCCCGACCACGCTTCCGGCCTTCGCCTTCGAGCGCACTGGAGCCTGA